The following DNA comes from Miscanthus floridulus cultivar M001 chromosome 5, ASM1932011v1, whole genome shotgun sequence.
GCTGTGACAAACGGATCTAGTGCTACAAATTCTGTAAGGTCCGGTTACTATTGCGGCGTGGACGTCAGGAATCTCCACGTTTCACTTTTACTATTTCGCTGTCAGTTGTCACTCTCTGTTCTACCTTGTCTGAAACGGTCAAGGTCTCAAGGATAAGGTCGCGTTGCCCTCTTAATTGATCACGATAAAACTTTTGAACCGGTCAGAATTGTGGTGACGGCCACATTAGTGGCTTCAACGTTGCTCCTGCTCCTGCCGTTCACAGTTCCGAAAACAGGCCGACAAAGTGGATTAtccaaaaaagaaaaggaaaagggtcACAGACTGGATTACGTGCTGGGAACGGGCGCCCCTACATGTGTAGAGCGCCGGCTAGTAATCACTGCTGTTATTTTTTAACCTCCATCAATTTGGCCGTGGTAATTATTGTAAGCTTACACCATGGATAGACAGGCTCAGGTAACACCGTAATATGTAGCCTGTTTAAGAAAGCTAAAGGTTGTATTGTAGTATTAGAAGCCAAACACAGGTACGATTGAACTTTTGTTGGCTTACGTACATAGAATGCTAATCCCAGAGGTATAGTTATATACGTATGTTCAATCTATTTAAATAAAAAAGAGGCAATCGGCCCACAGAATGAAGGTGGCTTGtgaaaagcagaagctcgagTAAACTGACCCTTAGACGCTTGCTAATCAAACATCTCACCTTGACAGCCGTCTTGAGAATGAAATGAAAAGGTAGATCAGAGACGAAGAAAGTTAGTAGCTGTTTGGCTGGCTAGAAAAATGGCTGATGTTGATGCTGATATTAATTTAtcgtgagaaaaaaaatactgttatttTACTGAAACGGTACGGccgataagttcaaacgaacgagGCTAACAGATGGGCTGAGGCAGTGCCCGAACGTGACGCCGTAGATGGATGAGGACGCGTCCGCGGTACCGTTTGTTTTTGTTACCGGGAGCGTGAAAACGGCGGGCCACTGGGCAGGTCGACTGTTTCTACCAGTTATCTCATCTACTAGCTCCTGACGTACGTGACAGTAACCGTTGTACCACCTGACCGTCCCGTTGCTTTCTGCTCGAGGTAACCCGTGTGAAAGGGTAAGGTCCGAGCAGTGCCGCAGCCAATGCAAATGCTCGCTGCTGATGCATGCATTCGCCGCCGTGGCTGCGTGGCAGGTTTGGCTTCCCGTTCAGAAAAGAGAAAACTAAGAAGCTTGAAGATGAAGCGATAGCGCTGAGGCGATAGAGACGAAGTGCTCATGAACTGAGAAGCTGAGCTGCACTGCTTCTTCTGTCGAGACTAGAAACTCGAACGAAACAAACCATGCTCCCATGTAATCATTTTGGTAGCTAGTGAACCACCAGGTATATATACGAGGATCTCAATATATATACTGAAGAGAACTATATATAAAACTGATCAAGCTAGTTGACACCTCTTTCCACAATACTCCTATCCTATATATGTACAGGCATGGCCGCCGGGTGAGCAACGGCAACGCATCATACACTCCTCACCTGAAACGGCCACTGGCTTAGGAAACTTAGCTAGCTAAAAAGTTGCTCACGTCTAATTTAATAGAGAAACTACTAAGCAAACTCCAGCACTCAAAAGCTAGTGGTGTCACAACAGTGTGTGATGCTCTCAAACCTGTTCTCCTTTATCGTCGGGAGCATGGGCCTCCGCGCGTCCCGgctcgcgccgccgccaccgcagctCCCGGCCCGTAGCTCGCCTTTGAGCTCGGCCATCCTGGCCTTGCGCTCCCGCGCGCTCCGCGCTTTCAGCCTCGCCACCAGCGCCTCCGCGTCCTTCCTCCTCATCACGATCTTCACCGTCAACAACACCTTGccggccggggccggggccgcgCCACCCTCCCGCAGAGATCTTCTCGCACGAGGACGCCCCGCACGCGTCGTTTCCTCCTCCtcagcgtcgtcgtcgtcgtcgtcgtcccgcCCCTGCTTGCGCGCCGTGGCCACCACGCGGCGGCTCGGCGTGGCAGGAGGCACCACCTCGGTGACGACGTTCTCGGAGCGCTTGCGCCCGGTCCCGGCGTCCCTCCGGCCGGTGCCGGTGGCCTCGCGGGACGCGCGCGGCGGCACGGTGTTGCCCATGtctgtgcgtgcgtgcgtggagCGGAACTGGCCAAGTGAGTGGTTACTAAGGAGTGACACGACACGAGATGGTGGTGTTTGGAACTCGGATATGGTTCTTCGGCCCTTTAAACGCTGCCGCGCTCGTGCCTTAACTATTTGTAGCGTCACGAAGCGGAGGACTTGTTCAGACAGGGTAAAAGGGACGTGTGCACAGCGCAGCGCGGCACGGATAAGTTTTCTCGTTCTCGTGGGCCTGAACGGAAGCGCGGGAACTAAAGTCCTGTTTGATTGAGACCCTATCAGGCAGGTTCAGGCATCAATCTCAGTCTCGACGTCTACGATAAGTGGCTGTGTAAACCGTCTCTAATgcctaataataataaaatatatcGCAGCTTTGAACCGGTCTATATAGACTGTGACGGCGTCAAAGTGGCTCATCAAGGCACTAACGAATAACTGCATACTGCCAATGAATCTAGCCACTCATATTTGTTATTATTATTTTCGAAACAATGAGATCCAGCACGTCTTTTGGAGCCAAAGTTAGTGCGGCGGATTTGGTTGGTGACTATATCTTGCCATATGTTGCTACATTAAGTTAAGCGAGGTTAAATACCTTTGCCAATTGTTTGGTCATGGGCTTATGGCAACGATTGTGCCAAGGTTCTCAGAAACAACCGTACCCTAAATGCCCAATAATTCACGTACTACAACATAATTAAAGTATGAGTTTGTTTTGGGATGTTTTGAGATGAgatgtttctatccttgatttTTATGATCGAATGGTCTTATATTCCATATTCGGTTAAGGAGGATGGTCCatgtttattttttttgtttggttggggTGATTGAACTAAATGGGATGTGGATTTGACACCATCAATCATTGTTAGCTACAAGAACCACTCCATCCTCTCATCCAACTCGCTTCTTCTCTCAATTTTTTCCCTTCCGTTGCCTACCATCCCGCTCTGTCCAGCCATTGGCGGCTCGGCCAACGTGTTGTCTGTGCCAGTCGTCACCCCCGCCTCCTCCCCACCGCCCG
Coding sequences within:
- the LOC136452720 gene encoding uncharacterized protein, translated to MGNTVPPRASREATGTGRRDAGTGRKRSENVVTEVVPPATPSRRVVATARKQGRDDDDDDDAEEEETTRAGRPRARRSLREGGAAPAPAGKVLLTVKIVMRRKDAEALVARLKARSARERKARMAELKGELRAGSCGGGGASRDARRPMLPTIKENRFESITHCCDTTSF